From the Gemmatimonadaceae bacterium genome, one window contains:
- the rpoB gene encoding DNA-directed RNA polymerase subunit beta — protein sequence MIKQISFAKLDERMEMPHLLDIQVRAFESLLQLDAAAKHVEDVGLERVFRDLFPIEDVHQNFSLEFEKYTLGEPKYSVEECIERDMTYSAPLKATLSLRVFEDAGNGKRLKNEIRKEVYLGELPLLTNLGTFVINGAERVIVSQLHRSPGVVFEESTHPNGQRLISSRIIPFRGSWVEFTVDIHDIIYVHIDKKKKFPATALLRAFGYGTNADILRLFFAVRELDLTKKREGRAENREVIGAIVAEDIELAGEAAAEDAPKPKTKKARAQRERDENLLLVKVGDELTEEVFNRLRRQKIDKVKVFASYMSVDLRDELDAIERGERSTPRVIALDVIDPNTGEVIAEAGQALREMLCKRLRKAELHRVHVFSPSLRVESQLIKNTLLKDPTRAEDEALKQIYSLLRPGDAPNKETAKQALERLFFSPKRYDLGRVGRYKINQRLGLPTSPDTTVLTVDDFVAILRYLVELHEGRGHTDDIDHLGNRRIRSVGELIANQFSVGLSRMARLVKERMSINQDTEKIALDDLVNARTVSAVIQAFFGSSQLSQFMDQTNPLAELTHKRRLSALGPGGLTRERAGFEVRDVHYSQYGRMCPIETPEGPNIGLITSLACFARVNDLGFVETPYLVVRNGKVTGDVEWLDANREEDAIIAQANAKLNTDGTFVDELVLCRQQSDVPLVPPSRIDFMDVAPEQVVSIAAALIPFLEHDDANRALMGSNMQRQAVPLLNPQTPVVGTGLEEKVAHDSGAVVIARRAGVVTRVTADEIIVDAGQGKEGKRDAGAPLARLTQQDRYRLKKYWRTNQDTAINQRPAVRLGQKVKQGDVLADGAATEHGQLALGSNVTVAFMPWYGHNFEDAIVLSERLVKDDVYSSIHIQELELHVRDTKRGQEEITREIPNVSEESLVDLDERGIVRIGAHVKPGDILVGKITPKGETELSPEEKLLTAIFGEKAKDVKDSSLKVPPGMEGVVIDCKIFSRVEDQVVEKDRGERIGDVRRLEGEEKVRVNDVRDEEIKELLLGQVVELALKSGTVEEAIPKGTKLTEEILASLRLATLDLKTFRVGNKKVNEEVREIIEAANEVKAKIEEKAEERIDRILQPDELPPGVIQLVKVYLAEKRKISVGDKMAGRHGNKGIVARIVPEEDMPFLPDGRPVDIVLNPLGVPSRMNVGQILETHLGWAAKLLGFYAKTPVFAGANEREIGLLLRLAGVTWAKSSLGLQSEAPVITDKEIRHLLADIKPSAENIDKVELLADATLNDLHGRTMSAETKEIFVSVREYLAAAAKEWADREHANLRNEKAFHETAGEEEDYAARKAEFKKAAKELEKLDALAAAELLETRGLPALAAMLGKKSEADVDAAAVELIGLAGIMPFGKIRLRDGRSGETFTSAVTVGQVYMLKLSHLVDDKIHARSIGPYSLVTQQPLAGKAQFGGQRFGEMEVWALEAYGAAHTLQEILTVKSDDVNGRSRVYEAIVKGQNLPEPGTPESFNVLVKELQALGIHVTMDANEVTGGGSFGNGSEE from the coding sequence ATGATCAAGCAGATTTCGTTCGCGAAGCTCGATGAGCGGATGGAGATGCCGCACCTTCTCGATATCCAGGTGCGCGCCTTCGAGTCACTGCTCCAGCTGGATGCCGCCGCCAAACACGTCGAGGATGTCGGCCTCGAGCGCGTCTTCCGGGACCTGTTCCCGATCGAGGACGTGCACCAGAACTTCTCGCTCGAATTCGAGAAGTACACGCTCGGGGAGCCGAAGTACTCCGTCGAGGAGTGCATCGAGCGCGACATGACCTACTCGGCGCCGCTCAAGGCGACGCTCTCCCTGCGGGTCTTCGAGGACGCCGGCAACGGCAAGCGCCTCAAGAACGAGATCCGCAAGGAAGTCTACCTCGGCGAACTGCCGCTGCTGACGAACCTCGGCACCTTCGTGATCAACGGGGCCGAGCGCGTCATCGTGTCGCAGCTGCACCGGTCGCCGGGCGTGGTGTTCGAGGAGAGCACCCATCCCAACGGCCAGCGGCTGATCAGCTCCCGGATCATCCCGTTCCGCGGCTCGTGGGTGGAGTTCACCGTCGACATCCACGACATCATCTACGTCCACATCGACAAGAAGAAGAAGTTCCCGGCCACGGCGCTCCTGCGCGCCTTCGGCTACGGGACCAACGCCGACATCCTGCGGCTCTTCTTCGCGGTGCGTGAGCTCGACCTGACGAAGAAGCGCGAGGGCCGCGCGGAGAACCGCGAGGTCATCGGCGCCATCGTCGCCGAGGACATCGAGCTCGCGGGCGAGGCGGCGGCCGAGGATGCGCCGAAGCCGAAGACCAAGAAGGCGCGCGCGCAGCGCGAGCGCGACGAGAACCTGCTGCTGGTCAAGGTGGGCGACGAGCTCACCGAGGAGGTGTTCAACCGCCTCCGCCGGCAGAAGATCGACAAGGTGAAGGTCTTCGCCTCGTACATGTCGGTGGACCTGCGCGACGAGCTCGACGCCATCGAGCGCGGCGAGCGGTCGACGCCGCGCGTCATCGCGCTCGACGTGATCGACCCGAACACGGGCGAGGTCATCGCCGAGGCGGGGCAGGCGCTGCGGGAGATGCTGTGCAAGCGCCTCCGCAAGGCCGAGCTGCACCGCGTGCACGTCTTCTCGCCGTCGCTGCGCGTCGAGAGCCAGCTGATCAAGAACACGCTGCTCAAGGACCCGACGCGCGCCGAGGACGAGGCGCTCAAGCAGATCTACTCGCTCCTCCGCCCGGGCGACGCGCCCAACAAGGAGACGGCGAAGCAGGCGCTCGAGCGGCTCTTCTTCTCGCCCAAGCGCTATGACCTCGGCCGCGTGGGGCGCTACAAGATCAACCAGCGCCTCGGCCTGCCGACGTCGCCCGACACGACCGTGCTCACGGTCGACGATTTCGTCGCGATCCTCCGCTACCTCGTGGAGCTCCACGAGGGGCGCGGCCACACGGACGACATCGACCACCTGGGCAACCGCCGCATCCGCTCGGTGGGCGAGCTGATCGCCAACCAGTTCTCCGTCGGCCTGTCGCGCATGGCGCGCCTGGTCAAGGAGCGCATGAGCATCAACCAGGACACCGAGAAGATCGCGCTCGACGACCTCGTCAACGCGCGCACGGTGTCGGCCGTCATCCAGGCCTTCTTCGGGTCGTCGCAGCTGTCGCAGTTCATGGACCAGACGAACCCGCTGGCCGAGCTGACGCACAAGCGCCGCCTGTCGGCGCTCGGACCGGGCGGCCTGACGCGCGAGCGCGCCGGCTTCGAGGTGCGCGACGTGCACTACTCGCAGTACGGCCGCATGTGCCCCATCGAGACGCCGGAAGGCCCGAACATCGGCCTCATCACGTCGCTCGCGTGCTTCGCGCGCGTGAACGACCTCGGCTTCGTGGAGACGCCGTACCTCGTGGTGCGCAACGGCAAGGTGACGGGCGACGTGGAGTGGCTCGACGCCAACCGCGAGGAGGACGCGATCATCGCGCAGGCGAACGCGAAGCTCAACACCGACGGGACGTTCGTGGACGAACTGGTGCTCTGCCGCCAGCAGTCGGACGTGCCGCTGGTGCCGCCGTCGCGCATCGACTTCATGGATGTGGCGCCGGAGCAGGTGGTGTCCATCGCCGCGGCGCTCATTCCGTTCCTCGAGCATGACGACGCCAACCGCGCGCTGATGGGCAGCAACATGCAGCGCCAGGCGGTGCCGCTCCTCAACCCGCAGACGCCGGTGGTGGGCACGGGGCTCGAGGAGAAGGTGGCGCACGACTCGGGCGCGGTGGTGATCGCCCGCCGCGCGGGCGTGGTGACGCGCGTGACGGCCGACGAGATCATCGTCGACGCCGGCCAGGGCAAGGAAGGGAAGCGCGACGCCGGCGCCCCGCTGGCGCGGCTCACGCAGCAGGACCGCTACCGCCTCAAGAAGTACTGGCGCACCAACCAGGACACCGCCATCAACCAGCGCCCGGCCGTCCGGCTGGGGCAGAAGGTGAAGCAGGGCGACGTCCTCGCGGACGGCGCCGCCACCGAGCACGGCCAGCTCGCGCTCGGCAGCAACGTGACCGTGGCGTTCATGCCGTGGTACGGGCACAACTTCGAGGACGCCATCGTCCTCTCCGAGCGCCTGGTGAAGGATGACGTCTACTCGTCGATCCACATCCAGGAGCTCGAGTTGCACGTCCGCGACACCAAGCGCGGCCAGGAAGAGATCACGCGCGAGATTCCGAACGTCTCGGAAGAGTCGCTGGTGGACCTCGACGAGCGCGGCATCGTCCGCATCGGCGCCCACGTGAAGCCGGGCGACATCCTCGTCGGCAAGATCACCCCGAAGGGCGAGACGGAGCTGTCGCCGGAAGAGAAGCTGCTGACGGCGATCTTCGGCGAGAAGGCGAAGGACGTGAAGGATTCGTCGCTCAAGGTGCCGCCGGGCATGGAAGGCGTCGTCATCGACTGCAAGATCTTCTCGCGCGTCGAGGACCAGGTGGTCGAGAAGGACCGCGGCGAGCGGATCGGCGACGTGCGCCGCCTCGAGGGCGAGGAGAAGGTGCGCGTCAACGACGTGCGCGATGAGGAGATCAAGGAGCTCCTGCTCGGCCAGGTCGTCGAGCTCGCGCTCAAGAGCGGCACGGTGGAAGAGGCGATCCCGAAGGGGACGAAGCTGACCGAGGAGATCCTCGCCTCGCTGCGCCTCGCGACGCTCGACCTCAAGACCTTCCGCGTGGGCAACAAGAAGGTGAACGAGGAAGTGCGCGAGATCATCGAGGCGGCCAACGAGGTCAAGGCGAAGATCGAGGAGAAGGCGGAAGAGCGCATCGACCGCATCCTCCAGCCCGACGAACTGCCGCCGGGCGTGATCCAGCTGGTCAAGGTCTACCTGGCCGAGAAGCGCAAGATCTCGGTGGGCGACAAGATGGCCGGCCGCCACGGCAACAAGGGCATCGTGGCGCGCATCGTGCCGGAAGAGGACATGCCGTTCCTGCCGGACGGCCGTCCGGTGGACATCGTGCTCAATCCGCTCGGCGTGCCGAGCCGCATGAACGTCGGCCAGATCCTCGAGACGCACCTCGGCTGGGCGGCCAAGCTGCTCGGCTTCTACGCCAAGACGCCGGTCTTCGCCGGCGCCAACGAGCGCGAGATCGGGCTGCTGCTGCGCCTGGCCGGTGTCACGTGGGCCAAGTCGTCGCTCGGGCTGCAGTCCGAGGCGCCGGTGATCACCGACAAGGAGATCCGCCACCTGCTCGCCGACATCAAGCCGTCGGCGGAGAACATCGACAAGGTGGAGCTGCTGGCCGACGCGACGTTGAACGACCTGCACGGCCGGACGATGTCGGCGGAGACGAAGGAGATCTTCGTGTCGGTGCGCGAGTACCTCGCCGCGGCGGCCAAGGAATGGGCCGATCGCGAGCATGCGAACCTGCGCAACGAGAAGGCGTTCCACGAGACGGCCGGCGAGGAGGAGGATTACGCCGCGCGGAAGGCCGAGTTCAAGAAGGCGGCCAAGGAGCTGGAGAAGCTGGACGCGCTGGCCGCGGCCGAGCTGCTCGAGACCCGCGGGCTGCCGGCGCTGGCCGCGATGCTGGGCAAGAAGAGCGAGGCCGACGTGGACGCCGCGGCGGTCGAGCTGATCGGGCTCGCCGGCATCATGCCGTTCGGCAAGATCCGCCTGCGCGACGGGCGGAGCGGCGAGACGTTCACCAGCGCAGTGACGGTGGGCCAGGTCTACATGCTGAAGCTCAGCCACCTGGTGGACGACAAGATCCACGCCCGGAGCATCGGGCCGTACTCGCTGGTGACGCAGCAGCCGCTGGCCGGGAAGGCGCAGTTCGGCGGCCAGCGCTTCGGCGAAATGGAAGTGTGGGCCCTCGAGGCCTACGGCGCCGCGCACACGCTGCAGGAGATCCTGACCGTCAAGTCGGACGACGTCAACGGACGCAGCCGCGTGTACGAGGCGATCGTGAAGGGGCAGAACCTGCCCGAGCCGGGAACGCCGGAATCGTTCAACGTGCTTGTCAAGGAACTGCAGGCGCTGGGCATCCACGTCACGATGGACGCGAACGAAGTCACTGGCGGCGGGTCCTTCGGCAACGGGAGCGAGGAATAA
- the rplL gene encoding 50S ribosomal protein L7/L12: MATTTLSNDEILEAIGNKSVIELVELIDAFKTKFNVTIAAVAAGAPAGGGAAAAAVEEQTEFTVTLKEAGAKKIQVIKVVREITGLGLKEAKDLVDGAPQTVKAGVSKDEAAQLKAKLEAEGAGVEVK; the protein is encoded by the coding sequence ATGGCTACCACGACCCTGAGCAACGACGAAATCCTCGAGGCGATCGGCAACAAGTCGGTCATCGAGCTGGTCGAGCTCATCGATGCATTCAAGACGAAGTTCAACGTCACCATCGCCGCCGTCGCGGCGGGCGCCCCGGCGGGCGGCGGCGCAGCCGCGGCCGCGGTGGAAGAGCAGACCGAGTTCACGGTGACGCTCAAGGAAGCCGGCGCGAAGAAGATTCAGGTCATCAAGGTCGTGCGCGAGATCACCGGGCTCGGGCTGAAGGAAGCCAAGGACCTGGTCGATGGCGCGCCGCAGACCGTGAAGGCTGGCGTCTCGAAGGACGAGGCGGCGCAGCTGAAGGCCAAGCTCGAGGCCGAAGGCGCGGGCGTCGAGGTCAAGTAA
- the rplJ gene encoding 50S ribosomal protein L10 — protein MKRTEKEKLVAELSAKIKGANALYYTDFTGLNVKRMTDLRRRLRKAGVEYVVIKNSLAIRAVNECGLVGQPIKGPTGVVVAKDAIAAAKVLAEFAKANDQRPAVKGGVYEGAVVDQAMVSKLATMPTRDEALSMFAGYLNSVLMSFALVLDARKTQLEGSSN, from the coding sequence ATGAAACGCACAGAAAAGGAAAAGCTCGTCGCCGAGCTCAGCGCCAAGATCAAGGGCGCGAATGCGCTGTACTACACGGACTTCACGGGGCTGAACGTGAAGCGGATGACGGACCTCCGTCGCCGCCTCCGCAAGGCGGGCGTGGAGTACGTGGTCATCAAGAACTCGCTGGCCATCCGCGCGGTGAACGAGTGCGGACTGGTGGGGCAGCCGATCAAGGGACCGACCGGCGTCGTGGTGGCGAAGGACGCCATCGCCGCCGCCAAGGTCCTGGCCGAGTTCGCCAAGGCCAACGACCAGCGCCCGGCGGTCAAGGGCGGGGTGTACGAAGGCGCGGTGGTCGACCAGGCGATGGTGAGCAAGCTCGCCACGATGCCGACCCGCGACGAGGCCCTGAGCATGTTCGCCGGATACCTCAACAGCGTCCTGATGTCGTTCGCGCTCGTGCTCGACGCGCGGAAGACCCAGCTCGAAGGCAGCAGCAACTGA
- the rplA gene encoding 50S ribosomal protein L1 yields the protein MANNTHGKKYRAAATKRAVDKAYAAKQALELVKTGAYAKFDETVEVVVRLGVDPRHADQVVRGTVVLPAGTGATVRVLVIAVGDKAKEAEAAGADFVGTEYIAKIKEGWTDFDVMIATPDQMGQVGQLGRVLGPRGLMPNPKAGTVTMNIGQAVKETKAGKIEFRVDKGGNVHAKIGKVSFGLDALETNFGAFMDQIVRSKPAAAKGVYVRNLSVSSTMGPGVKVDTTPYR from the coding sequence ATGGCGAACAACACGCATGGCAAGAAATACCGCGCCGCCGCCACCAAGCGCGCCGTCGACAAGGCGTACGCGGCCAAGCAGGCGCTCGAGCTGGTGAAGACCGGCGCGTACGCGAAGTTCGACGAGACGGTGGAGGTGGTGGTGCGCCTCGGCGTCGATCCGCGGCATGCCGACCAGGTGGTGCGCGGCACCGTCGTCCTCCCCGCGGGGACGGGCGCGACCGTGCGCGTGCTGGTGATCGCCGTCGGCGACAAGGCGAAGGAAGCCGAGGCGGCCGGCGCCGATTTTGTCGGCACCGAGTACATCGCGAAGATCAAGGAAGGCTGGACCGATTTCGACGTCATGATCGCCACCCCGGACCAGATGGGCCAGGTCGGCCAGCTGGGTCGCGTGCTCGGCCCCCGTGGCCTGATGCCGAACCCGAAGGCGGGCACCGTGACGATGAACATCGGCCAGGCCGTGAAGGAAACCAAGGCGGGCAAGATCGAGTTCCGCGTCGACAAGGGCGGCAATGTGCACGCCAAGATCGGCAAGGTCTCGTTCGGGCTCGACGCCCTCGAGACGAACTTCGGCGCCTTCATGGACCAGATCGTCCGGTCCAAGCCGGCGGCGGCGAAGGGCGTGTACGTGCGGAACCTGTCGGTCTCGTCGACGATGGGCCCCGGGGTGAAGGTCGACACCACCCCCTACCGGTAA
- the rplK gene encoding 50S ribosomal protein L11 — MAKKVVGFVKLQIPAGKANPAPPVGTALGPQGINIMGFCKEFNARTQGQDTILPVEITIYADKSFTFILKTPPAAVLIKKELGLDKGSGQPNRNKVGAISKAQIKKIAELKMPDLNCDSIESAMAMVAGAARSMGVEVKD, encoded by the coding sequence ATGGCAAAAAAGGTCGTCGGTTTCGTCAAACTGCAGATTCCTGCAGGCAAGGCGAATCCGGCCCCGCCGGTCGGCACCGCGCTCGGCCCGCAGGGGATCAACATCATGGGATTCTGCAAAGAGTTCAACGCTCGAACGCAGGGCCAGGATACGATCCTCCCGGTTGAGATCACGATTTATGCCGACAAGTCCTTCACCTTCATCCTGAAGACGCCGCCCGCGGCCGTCCTCATCAAGAAGGAGCTGGGCCTGGACAAGGGGTCGGGTCAGCCCAACCGCAACAAGGTCGGAGCCATCAGCAAGGCGCAGATCAAGAAGATCGCCGAGCTCAAGATGCCGGACCTCAACTGCGACTCGATCGAGTCGGCGATGGCCATGGTGGCCGGCGCCGCGCGCTCGATGGGCGTGGAGGTCAAGGACTGA
- the nusG gene encoding transcription termination/antitermination protein NusG, which translates to MHRFYAIQTTSGHENKVRSLIQRKIDADPAAAEARAIRQALVPVQEVVEIKNGKKVTVERKVYPGYVLVEMETSEDTLHTIGSIQGVIKFVGKDRDPQPLRDDEVRRLLGIADEAEEAPPKEEIPFLVGQAVAITDGPFTDFNGVVEEVMPDKGKVRVSVSLFGRPTSVELDYLQLRAH; encoded by the coding sequence GTGCATCGGTTTTACGCGATCCAGACGACCTCTGGGCATGAGAACAAGGTGCGGTCGCTGATCCAGCGGAAGATTGACGCGGATCCGGCGGCCGCCGAGGCGCGTGCCATCCGGCAGGCGCTCGTGCCGGTGCAGGAAGTCGTCGAGATCAAGAACGGCAAGAAGGTCACGGTCGAGCGCAAGGTGTATCCCGGGTACGTGCTGGTCGAGATGGAGACGAGCGAGGACACGCTCCACACCATCGGCAGCATCCAGGGGGTCATCAAGTTCGTCGGCAAGGACCGCGACCCGCAGCCGCTGCGGGACGATGAAGTGCGCCGCCTCCTCGGCATCGCCGACGAGGCGGAGGAAGCGCCGCCGAAGGAGGAGATCCCGTTCCTCGTCGGGCAGGCGGTGGCGATTACCGATGGTCCGTTCACGGATTTCAACGGGGTCGTCGAGGAAGTGATGCCCGACAAGGGCAAGGTGCGGGTGTCGGTGTCGCTGTTCGGGCGGCCGACGTCCGTGGAGCTGGATTACCTGCAGTTGCGGGCGCACTAG
- the secE gene encoding preprotein translocase subunit SecE codes for MAVEVVPQQGPVQKTIAFYHDVMAEMKRVTWPDVPQVRQLSVGVVLLSLFIGGVIALMDVVLQQLLVKLPTAF; via the coding sequence ATGGCCGTCGAGGTGGTGCCGCAGCAGGGCCCCGTGCAGAAGACCATTGCGTTCTACCATGACGTGATGGCCGAGATGAAGCGGGTCACCTGGCCGGACGTGCCGCAGGTGCGCCAGCTCTCCGTGGGCGTCGTGCTGCTTTCGCTCTTCATCGGCGGCGTCATCGCGCTGATGGATGTGGTGCTCCAGCAGCTGCTGGTGAAGCTTCCCACGGCGTTCTAG
- the rpmG gene encoding 50S ribosomal protein L33 has protein sequence MPRDKIILACNDCKNRNYFTTKNKRLHPERVEWKKYCPRCNKHVVHKETK, from the coding sequence ATGCCCCGCGACAAGATCATCCTCGCGTGCAACGATTGTAAGAATCGCAACTACTTCACCACCAAGAACAAGCGCCTGCATCCGGAGCGCGTCGAGTGGAAGAAGTACTGCCCGCGCTGCAACAAGCACGTGGTGCACAAGGAGACGAAGTAA
- the cysS gene encoding cysteine--tRNA ligase, with amino-acid sequence MPEFRLYNSMSRAVEPFVPADGETVRMYACGPTVYNPAHLGNFRTFLMADLLRRALKHSGFKVRQVMNLTDVDDKIIKRATEQKKTVREVTEPVIALFNADRDYLRIEAAEHYPRATDFIVEMVDLVRRLEQKGIAYQAEDKSVYFAIDKFPGYGRLSRLDTRELKTGARVAQDDYAKENAQDFALWKAATPDDEACGAAWDSPWGRGRPGWHLECSAMAMSLLGETIDIHTGGIDLQFPHHEDEIAQSEAATGKPFARFWCHGEFLLTDGSKMAKRVGNVATVQDLRAQQVSAAAVRHLMFSTHYRKQLNLSGAALEASMEAVRRVGDFAERLASATGGTAKLAEVAETFRAEFNEALRDDLNAPRAQAALFVFINHANAELDKRGSDAAGLLAAREAFARANAVLDIVPDREGVDAALEAWVAQQIEARKAARGRRDFAAADSIRKSLEEKGIVVEDTPQGARWKKVR; translated from the coding sequence ATGCCCGAGTTCCGCCTCTACAATTCGATGTCGCGCGCCGTCGAGCCGTTTGTGCCGGCCGATGGAGAGACCGTGCGCATGTATGCGTGCGGCCCGACGGTCTACAATCCCGCGCACCTCGGGAACTTCCGCACCTTCCTGATGGCCGACCTGCTGCGCCGCGCGCTCAAGCACAGCGGCTTCAAGGTGCGGCAGGTCATGAACCTCACGGACGTGGACGACAAGATCATCAAGCGCGCCACCGAGCAGAAGAAGACGGTGCGCGAGGTGACGGAGCCGGTGATCGCGCTCTTCAACGCCGATCGCGACTACCTGCGCATCGAGGCCGCGGAACACTACCCGCGCGCCACCGACTTCATCGTCGAGATGGTCGATCTCGTGCGCCGGCTCGAGCAGAAGGGGATTGCGTACCAGGCCGAGGACAAGTCGGTCTACTTTGCGATCGACAAGTTCCCCGGCTACGGCCGCCTGTCACGCCTCGACACGCGGGAGCTCAAGACCGGGGCGCGCGTGGCGCAGGACGACTACGCCAAGGAGAACGCGCAGGACTTCGCGCTCTGGAAGGCGGCGACGCCGGACGACGAAGCGTGCGGCGCCGCGTGGGATTCGCCGTGGGGACGCGGGCGCCCGGGGTGGCACCTGGAGTGCTCGGCCATGGCGATGAGCCTGCTGGGCGAGACGATCGACATTCACACCGGCGGCATCGACCTGCAGTTCCCGCATCACGAAGACGAGATCGCGCAGAGCGAGGCGGCGACCGGCAAGCCGTTCGCCCGCTTCTGGTGCCACGGCGAGTTCCTGCTCACCGACGGCAGCAAGATGGCCAAGCGCGTGGGGAACGTGGCGACGGTGCAGGACCTGCGCGCGCAGCAGGTGAGCGCCGCCGCGGTGCGGCACCTGATGTTCTCCACGCATTACCGCAAGCAGCTCAACCTGTCGGGGGCGGCGCTCGAGGCGAGCATGGAAGCGGTGCGCCGCGTGGGCGACTTCGCGGAGCGCCTGGCGTCGGCGACCGGCGGGACGGCGAAACTGGCCGAAGTGGCCGAGACGTTCCGGGCCGAGTTCAACGAGGCGCTGCGCGACGACCTCAACGCGCCGCGCGCGCAGGCGGCGCTGTTCGTCTTCATCAATCACGCCAACGCCGAGCTCGACAAGCGCGGGAGCGACGCCGCGGGACTGCTTGCCGCGCGCGAGGCCTTTGCGCGCGCCAACGCCGTGCTGGACATCGTCCCGGACCGCGAAGGGGTGGATGCGGCGCTGGAGGCGTGGGTGGCGCAGCAGATCGAGGCACGGAAGGCGGCGCGGGGCCGGCGGGATTTTGCGGCGGCGGACTCGATTCGCAAGTCCTTGGAAGAGAAGGGGATAGTCGTCGAAGACACCCCACAAGGCGCGCGCTGGAAGAAGGTGCGCTAG
- a CDS encoding ABC transporter ATP-binding protein codes for MSAAVVTFTNLRKTYAAAFGGQRGGTLALDGVCGDVHEGEIVGVAGPPGAGKSTLLRIVAGMLRADGGAVRWRDAAECPSHFAAFVPSHALLHEFLTVRESLRFAAVQRELHGASRVAVEELWLARFGLAHRLAARVGTLTPVERRIVALAAALQASPAMLALDGILDGLDPAARREMRHALQVAAASGLAVLVGAADLGVLTGIVHRAALLRAGRVVAWVDPRAAAPRDALELAVGAPRVAAARLRRHVAASCRRDGAVRVPLADRSAEEVLALCRAEGIRVLRSRVVTEPPGRWTVP; via the coding sequence GTGTCAGCTGCCGTCGTGACGTTCACCAATCTCCGCAAGACCTACGCCGCGGCGTTCGGCGGACAGCGCGGCGGCACGCTCGCGCTGGACGGCGTGTGCGGCGACGTGCATGAGGGCGAGATCGTCGGCGTGGCCGGACCGCCGGGCGCCGGCAAGAGCACGCTGCTGCGCATCGTCGCCGGGATGCTGCGCGCCGACGGCGGCGCGGTGCGATGGCGCGACGCGGCCGAGTGTCCGTCGCACTTCGCCGCATTCGTCCCCTCCCACGCACTGCTGCACGAGTTCCTGACCGTGCGCGAGTCGCTGCGCTTCGCCGCGGTGCAGCGCGAACTGCACGGGGCCAGCCGGGTGGCGGTCGAGGAGCTGTGGCTGGCGCGATTCGGGCTGGCGCATCGGCTGGCGGCGCGCGTCGGGACGCTCACGCCCGTCGAGCGGCGCATCGTCGCCCTCGCGGCCGCGCTGCAGGCGTCGCCGGCGATGCTCGCGCTCGACGGGATCCTCGACGGGCTCGACCCCGCCGCCCGGCGGGAGATGCGGCACGCGCTGCAGGTGGCGGCGGCGAGCGGTCTCGCCGTGCTCGTCGGAGCGGCCGACCTCGGCGTGCTCACGGGCATCGTGCATCGCGCGGCGCTCCTGCGCGCCGGGCGCGTGGTCGCCTGGGTCGATCCGCGCGCGGCGGCGCCGCGCGACGCGCTCGAGCTTGCCGTCGGCGCCCCGCGCGTGGCCGCCGCCCGGCTGCGGCGCCACGTCGCGGCGTCGTGCCGCCGGGACGGCGCGGTGCGCGTCCCGCTCGCCGACCGATCGGCGGAGGAGGTGCTGGCCCTCTGCCGTGCCGAAGGGATCCGGGTGCTGCGCTCGCGCGTCGTCACGGAGCCGCCGGGACGGTGGACGGTACCCTAG